A region of Paraburkholderia sp. BL23I1N1 DNA encodes the following proteins:
- a CDS encoding MFS transporter, giving the protein MSTQASTTAGGTGHVKMTRSLIALFAFCCGAIVANLYYAQPITELIAPDIHMSGNTASMIVSLTQIGYAFGLFFLVPLGDLLENRKLMIITALVSIVSLGAAAFAHQPGWFLAISLLVGFSSVAVQILIPLAAHLAPDESRGKVVGTIMSGLLLGILLARPISSMVAGHFGWRAVFGSAAVLMAIVTTVLALTIPPRQPEHKATYFELIGSLGHLVRTMPVLRHRSFYQGLMFASFSLFWTAIPVELTRHFGLSQTAIAIFALVGAIGATSAPVAGHLADKGHTVRATLIALVVGAVAYMPALIHPAWGVFGLVVTGIVLDFAVQMNMVLGQREIYALHAASRNRLNALYMTSIFVGGAFGSALASPLYEHGGWPLVAGAATAFPLIALAHYLAIGRPHAARIA; this is encoded by the coding sequence ATGTCAACCCAGGCATCCACCACGGCGGGCGGCACAGGCCACGTCAAAATGACACGCAGTCTGATCGCGTTGTTCGCGTTCTGTTGCGGCGCTATCGTTGCGAATCTGTACTACGCGCAACCAATCACCGAACTGATCGCACCGGACATTCACATGTCCGGCAACACAGCCAGCATGATCGTGTCGCTCACGCAGATCGGCTACGCATTCGGCCTGTTCTTTCTGGTGCCGCTCGGCGACCTGCTCGAGAACCGCAAGCTGATGATCATCACCGCGCTGGTCTCGATCGTGAGCCTCGGCGCCGCGGCTTTCGCTCATCAACCCGGCTGGTTCCTCGCGATCTCGCTGCTGGTGGGATTCAGCTCCGTGGCCGTGCAGATTCTGATCCCGCTCGCCGCGCATCTCGCGCCGGACGAGTCGCGCGGCAAGGTGGTCGGCACCATCATGAGCGGCCTGCTGCTCGGCATTCTGCTGGCGCGTCCGATCTCGAGCATGGTGGCCGGGCACTTCGGCTGGCGCGCCGTGTTCGGTTCTGCAGCGGTGCTGATGGCGATCGTCACCACCGTGCTGGCGCTGACTATTCCGCCGCGCCAACCGGAACACAAGGCCACCTACTTCGAACTGATCGGCTCGCTGGGTCATCTGGTCCGCACCATGCCGGTTCTGCGTCACCGCTCGTTCTATCAGGGGCTGATGTTCGCTTCGTTCAGTCTGTTCTGGACCGCGATCCCGGTCGAGTTGACGCGGCATTTCGGACTCTCGCAAACCGCCATCGCCATCTTCGCGCTGGTGGGTGCGATCGGCGCAACTTCTGCGCCGGTGGCCGGACATCTGGCCGATAAGGGTCACACAGTACGCGCGACGCTGATTGCACTCGTGGTGGGTGCCGTCGCTTACATGCCGGCGTTGATCCATCCGGCGTGGGGCGTGTTCGGGCTGGTCGTGACCGGCATCGTGCTTGATTTCGCTGTGCAGATGAATATGGTGCTCGGCCAACGCGAAATCTATGCGTTGCATGCGGCAAGCAGAAATCGCCTGAACGCGCTGTATATGACCAGCATCTTCGTGGGCGGTGCATTCGGTTCGGCGCTCGCGAGCCCGCTCTATGAACACGGTGGCTGGCCGCTCGTCGCCGGTGCTGCCACGGCCTTCCCGCTCATCGCGCTCGCGCACTATCTCGCGATCGGCCGTCCGCACGCTGCCCGCATCGCCTGA